The genomic DNA TAGAGTTCTTGCAGACCGAAAAGCTGATATTTCTCGTATCGAGCATGAAAGACAAGATGTCAAGCGCATCATTgttgattttagaaaaaaagtcaacaagtaCTTTGATGACCTGGAGCAAACAACTCTCGATGCTTTAAATGATAAAGCGGAAGTAATCATTAGCAGTTGCAAAcaagatacaaaagttcttactATCACGAAATCAACAGCTGAGGTTATGTTGAAGCAGCTGGAGTCATTCAAGGGAGATAATGAGTGCGATCTCTTCTTACAAGTCAAAACGGGCATGAAGTTTTTGAGTAATGCTACACAGGATGTTCTTACTATCTCCAAGACGGTAAAGAAAGATGCTATTAATTTCAGGATAGATCCGAACATTGAGCGATACTTTAGTTCAGTTGAAATGTTTGGCACCTTTACAGATATCCCTATAAACGCAAGTCAACTTTCATCAGTAGCCACAAACACGCATGAGCGCCAATCATGTGCATCTACGCCATCCTCACAGACGTCTCCAGACAATCGGAGTCCGCTTCCTAAATACAAAGCACAGCTTTATGGTAAATTTGATGTAAGGGAGAAATCTGAATCTACTGTATGTGATGTAAGCAGCATCCTTCAGTTACCAGACGGAACTATACTTCTTGCTGATTTTGGAAACAAGAAATTGAAGAGACTAGATCAGTCATATAAACTTCTTGATTCGCTGCGACTGCCTGATGAACCAGAATGTATATGTAATGTTGGTCCAGATGAGGTAGCAGTATCTCTGTGCTTTGCTGAGAAAGTTCAATTTATATCTGTAAAAGAGAAACTGAGTTTGACTTGGTCATTTAGTACAGGTGACTTCTGTAGAGGAAttgtttatgttgatgataaaCTGTATGTCTGTTGTGGTGATACAAGTGATTCAGGTACCGGTTGTATAGAAGTGTATAACAACGCTGGTCAGCTACATCATTCTATATGTGGAATATCTTTCGTTCCACACCACATCACAGTCACTGATGATGGTCAGCATCTTCTTGTCACCAGCTGGAAcagtgataaaataactatgatGAATCGGACTAAGTTCAACACGTTCAACTACAAGTACTTGAAAGAACCAGAAGGCATATGTACTGATGGTAAAGGCCAGTTGTTTATCTTAGGGGGTTACAGTAACACAGTTGTACAATTGGCATCCAAGAAAGTAGGTGTGATGCTGCAGAAGAAAGACGGTATCGACAATCCTCTTGCATTTGGCTATGACAGAATGCAGTCAAGGATATTAGTCTACTGTTACAGATCAAATCAATTGTTAGTATTCAGTTTGAAATAGGGCGAAAGGAATCGAAAGAAGACCTTGAAAGAAATCGgcatttatatcattttaccattttacaatgtattttgattgatttttttaaatcattactaTCATGTATTTATTGATTGTTTCTGAATATTATCACGAGAGTTTGACTACAGTGGAATTATTGATATTcgtaggggactaattttcgtgaatttcgtGGTTGAGTGAATCCACTAACTTTAGtaccaacgaacaagtaaaattcccattcattttatgttcaaaagttgaaatccacggtTTAATAACCGTCACGAAATGTCCTTTTTGaccaaaaaccacgaaatttttgCCCACGAAATTgactgattttacagtatattaggTGTTAAATTAAAATGTATGTAACATGCTTTACTTTAAGTAAGATATTATATTTTAATGCACACAGACGTTAGCTTAATGTATATTGCAAATCAATTTGTAGTTCATATATAAGCAGAACTGAAAACGAATCAAACAGTGAAGATAAAATTGAAACCAGCCGAAATCCGAAGGACAGTTTCGAAGTCTTTATCACCCAACTACATTGTTTTTGGATTCGAAACGCCGAAAAAGCACCTGCGGCCGAAAAACTAAgtggaaaataattttgattaatgactttcaaagcatatatcagcacattaattcattttataaatttggcATTTGGTTCACACAGCAAACTTGATGCTAGTCCTCAAGGAGGTTTTTAAGATGTCAGCTGTGAATGGGctgtgaataaaattatttattacaaatgaccccttagtgtgatatgtagatatttgactttcgGTAATAATTTTTGGATTTGCCTGATAAAACATATTGCTGATTTAAAATATGCAACACTATTAGTGTATTCGCTAGACTAGCTTAGATGtgataaattttacatatttaccTTTTTcggtaaatattttgatttctgataaaatttcataaaacaattaGATTGAAGCATAATGAAAACTATATTCGAATTCTTTTTTTGACGAATATTTAGAGATTTTACagggaatgatgttgaaattatcatatgtttatcatatgatattggacataggatatagactggctcagttcactacatttaattacaaaaatgtaaaaaaaaaatataggagCTAGTCTATGTATTCGCTTACATCCAGGTCCCAtgcgattggaaaaaagattaatggctaTATATTTTCTACCAAATCATAAACAATTATGTTTTTTCAATGGAAATGTTAGACGGACCTCTAGCACAGTTGACATCTCAACTGCCTCATTATCGATTGAATCAGTTGTTTAGTTTAGTAATGATTGTGATTGTCCTGATATATATGCTTTAAAAGTCATGAATCAAACTTGTactaataattgttttaaaaggaCTGGCCTCAAGCTCATtctacaacaaaaaacaaaaatttagatatctggcaaaaaaaaaagatatacatgtatgtaatgagGTGCATCAGGCAGCATGCTATGTTTTTAAGTTTACAGAGATTGTTGCAGATTCGTAATATAAAgaaaatgcccccccccccctccccacccctctTCTTTGCCGCAATTTGCACATTGCGTTATGGTATAACTGCTATTTCTATTAACAGAACACAAAAGAGTGCTATTATCTGCTTCTAGCCGAGTTTTTCAAACCATGCATTGATGGATTCGTCTCGGCTAAACGTATAATGCACGCTAATGATTTAGCCTAATGCGGATAATAGGACAGTAATTCCGTCACAAAAACAGCAGTAGTTTCCACTAAACTAAATTTTACTCCTGATAGAAATTTCTAACTATACGTTTAATTCGTTTGTCTGCATTATCAACATAGGTTAGTGGGCCATGAAAACATCTCACGCAGGAAGCCGTAAGAACAAAGTCCAATGCCTTAGTCAGTAAGTGAACTCACAAACTCACAAactctaaaataaataaaataaacaaaaatggtaTAAAGGAAAACAATACCGAAGAGATATATGAACTTTTGACACAAGGTTTTATTGTTCCGCTACatagaaagggagataataaaaatgtaaataattaccgGGGTATCACTTTACTCAGCAATTTTGGGTAATTATTTACCAGTATCCTTATGTAAAGAGTAGAAAAATGGTTTGAGGATAACAATATTTTGTCAGATGCGCAGTTTGGTTTTCGAAAGGGATGTAGCACAGTGgatgcaatttttgttttaaacaatttgattGTACAAACGTTAACAGAGAAGCATAGACTTCCATGCGCTTTTATTGATcttaaaaaggcatttgattctCTGTACAGAAACGCCGTCTTGTTCAAATTAATGGGAAAATACTAAATATATTCAAAGCTGTGTATTCAGTTGTGAAATCATGTGTTTAACATTGTAATTCTTACTCTGActgtttaaatatatcaattgGTTTAAGACAAGAACAAAATAATTCGCCAGTTGCCTTATTTTTAGAAGATCttaaattgtttttacaaaataagtcAGACTGTGgtcttacactttattattattttgctatTTGTGGATGATATGGTAATTTTGGCAGATCCCAAGAAGATTTACAACAGtctttaaatacattgtatgaatATTGTAATATATGCGGTCTTGAAATTAATACTTCAAAACAGAAATTGTTGTGTTATGTAAAAGGGGGCACGTCAGAGCGAGTGAAAACTGGTTTTATAATGGTGAACCTACTAAAGTTGTCAACGACTTTAATTACTTGGGCGTGGTTTTAATTATACTGGATCTTTCGTCCTTAATAAACAATGCTTGGTAGGAAAAGGTTTAAAAGCTATGAACGTGTTATTAAGTACAAatgtaatatgaataaatttcatttagCTATTTACATACCATTGCAATTGTTTGATTCATTTGTTGGTTCAATATTGAATTATGC from Mercenaria mercenaria strain notata chromosome 11, MADL_Memer_1, whole genome shotgun sequence includes the following:
- the LOC123532494 gene encoding uncharacterized protein LOC123532494, producing MATGGGLFKALERRRKPFYDFPCSLCEGEGKHVEADRYCDDCFVFMCNVCIKNHNKFPLNRTHQLLDQSQFVTVTQSKLVSFPTKRCLKHPGEFYCGEHDVVCCGACKVLYHTNCDNTKYLIDVAKGIHESKEYQSIKQETRAFLNDADRVLADRKADISRIEHERQDVKRIIVDFRKKVNKYFDDLEQTTLDALNDKAEVIISSCKQDTKVLTITKSTAEVMLKQLESFKGDNECDLFLQVKTGMKFLSNATQDVLTISKTVKKDAINFRIDPNIERYFSSVEMFGTFTDIPINASQLSSVATNTHERQSCASTPSSQTSPDNRSPLPKYKAQLYGKFDVREKSESTVCDVSSILQLPDGTILLADFGNKKLKRLDQSYKLLDSLRLPDEPECICNVGPDEVAVSLCFAEKVQFISVKEKLSLTWSFSTGDFCRGIVYVDDKLYVCCGDTSDSGTGCIEVYNNAGQLHHSICGISFVPHHITVTDDGQHLLVTSWNSDKITMMNRTKFNTFNYKYLKEPEGICTDGKGQLFILGGYSNTVVQLASKKVGVMLQKKDGIDNPLAFGYDRMQSRILVYCYRSNQLLVFSLK